Proteins encoded by one window of Chrysiogenia bacterium:
- a CDS encoding MBL fold metallo-hydrolase has protein sequence MIQEFPDLGIRMVSRWIFNTYIIEDGGDGAPFIVDAGLPITGKEAYKAFTHIMGKRPEELALLTATHAHSDHVAGIPHIHHHTSAPIHLHEKVKDYMAGEKAPFPTARQLLWYRKLWGEGTFEWQALKEFVSTGTEEGVGASGIFQFSCPVHGYLEDGQRVPGAPDWQVIHSPGHTDCSICFWNEKTGTLLSGDSILSVQGKGWFNPVHAVPGKMAPTEERLRKLPVENLLPGHGKPVRGPRVMGEALSFRERSGEAVPNTCALRNLLKR, from the coding sequence ATGATCCAGGAATTTCCCGACCTGGGGATCCGCATGGTCTCGCGCTGGATCTTCAACACCTACATCATTGAAGACGGCGGCGACGGCGCGCCCTTCATCGTCGATGCGGGCCTGCCGATTACCGGTAAGGAAGCCTACAAGGCGTTTACCCACATCATGGGAAAGCGGCCCGAGGAACTGGCGCTGCTCACCGCCACGCACGCCCACTCGGACCACGTCGCGGGAATTCCCCACATTCACCACCACACCAGCGCGCCGATCCACCTGCACGAAAAGGTGAAGGACTACATGGCGGGCGAGAAAGCCCCCTTCCCCACCGCGCGCCAGCTCCTGTGGTACCGCAAGCTCTGGGGTGAGGGCACCTTTGAGTGGCAGGCACTCAAGGAGTTCGTCTCGACCGGTACCGAAGAAGGCGTGGGCGCCTCGGGGATCTTCCAGTTCTCGTGTCCGGTTCACGGCTATCTCGAAGACGGCCAGCGCGTGCCCGGCGCGCCCGATTGGCAGGTGATTCACTCACCCGGTCACACCGACTGCTCCATCTGTTTCTGGAACGAGAAGACCGGCACGCTGCTCAGCGGCGATTCCATCCTGAGCGTTCAGGGCAAGGGGTGGTTCAACCCCGTGCATGCCGTGCCGGGGAAGATGGCACCTACCGAAGAGCGCCTGCGCAAGTTGCCGGTGGAAAACCTGCTGCCCGGTCACGGCAAGCCCGTGCGCGGCCCGCGCGTGATGGGCGAGGCACTCTCGTTTCGTGAGCGGAGCGGCGAGGCCGTGCCCAACACCTGCGCGTTAAGGAACCTGCTCAAGCGATAG